A genomic window from Daphnia carinata strain CSIRO-1 chromosome 9, CSIRO_AGI_Dcar_HiC_V3, whole genome shotgun sequence includes:
- the LOC130700932 gene encoding kinesin-like protein KIF14 produces the protein MKSSMASIGSKLNQTPRCYSMSNPSTKVAAMEGNSKQKSFSVIPQSPKIERMEKKEKYGNLENISRDPIVRSGGQQSRKSGALPPSRQERYSTGSPKLSTPLRSTLRSSEVSNLTIVRTPEVFSTVRFETPKRNTLHEVPGSGVETSNLVVAVRVRPQTEKEKTDKEMKPIVNVKENEVIVLTDYGQTHSFNYDYCFLSNIVLHDHIEHDQSKIYDSLAKPLLSQAFKGFNTSLFAYGQTGSGKSYSVMGNIGCENELHFESGIVPRFCHDLFREVELLIKDPVDNFSIEIQISYFEIYKEKIQDLLCPSSKLGGSLRVREHPQNGPYVVDLSKHAVTSFEEVQRWLVVGNRQRATASTSANEHSSRSHAIFTIILAQSHDELLDGKSHEVRKQSRINFIDLAGSERVASCHAVGDRREEGLTINQSLLTLGRVITALAEQKFVPYRESVLTWLLKESLGGDSKTVMLATVSPCTSHVEETLSTLRYACQARKIVNTARIGEDPNSVHIRNLRHQIKLMENRLNEANARSDMAVADGNIDESSSRVQQLESEIRCLKSRLTEVENQKDVSWQEKVTQAELRRREAEEALAKCGVSTVQDPKQPCLVNVNQDPLLSGTLFFPLKLGQNWVGPSVSSANSPTIQLTGLMIEESHCCIERSGDHLTLVANGETYVNGQLVSSPGLQLHHGDRIIIGGTHYFHLYHPSDSQFHGNQSASNKFPDFETAHEELRLCQEHRLQLAIKDAQEKAKVQLMAEMEEVRQEAALEISLQRHSYEDEIASLNRVLEERQVIGITSPPSCSPSITKSTNLEEIESLLQDTQRKLALPTENSEESSFVIQSMLNEINAICRRFQQPYAFTRRDALTDDLQPMICVQDLDRQLVMYWSIDTMRKRMEVLRQAIDESGKFPTATVFERGDVWQLEDGSSALFVPALKEKLDKLLKCHDSSMSVLDDSRFSIDSSRRSSLRLSRSPTINTGVAETCKELIRTFHNGDLNSTFCSAASSLKSALDHPDRTYSFAIPLTVHALSLLSVYPGLVSFFVNKRDVLQNVRNNWLHTTKELGQRLQNSLEFVMQGITLDSAGLFKEWVRHTQNTLNSIFASYYELSVVFCDEVPNLEVITASTAIAGFVTAQTKVHESIVDLADNVRMKIAQLPDENSLDSLDNSSFTTRESWLVKASHDVVTQVQILLEQFTETIGSQSWNEKEMAVVYSKFHQRIDILLRMGTTIENLLSYLELADLSQIKMCAAALEVQATAYTNQMGVTSDVTSVLCDVSFAVNSVHKIVAERRRMTVLRRGRDISYSPLPARLLASSPRKSSHFDDVMESETSGSASETGQSDEESLENVSISPSAIKKALLFSVPLKSSLKSNGNVEQAITIKSVRFNVSDFSPSHDS, from the exons atgaaaagttcTATGGCTTCAATAGGAtcaaaattaaatcaaactcCAAGATGTTATTCTATGTCAAATCCTTCAACAAAGGTAGCTGCAATGGAGggtaattcaaaacaaaagtcATTTTCTGTAATCCCACAGAGCCCtaaaatagaaagaatggagaaaaaagaaaaatatggaaatttgGAGAACATATCAAGAGATCCAATTGTTCGATCAGGAGGGCAACAATCAAGAAAGTCGGGAGCTCTTCCACCTAGTAGGCAAGAAAGGTATTCTACAGGAAGTCCAAAACTAAGCACACCCCTTAGATCTACTTTAAGAAGCTCAGAAGTTTCAAATTTGACTATTGTGAGAACACCAGAAGTTTTTTCTACTGTCCGGTTTGAGACACCAAAAAGAAACACCCTCCATGAGGTACCTGGCTCTGGAGTTGAGACCAGTAATCTAGTAGTTGCTGTAAGGGTTCGTCCTcaaacagaaaaggaaaaaactgacaAAGAAATGAAGCCCATTGTTAATGTGAAGGAAAATGAAGTGATTGTACTGACAGATTATGGACAAACCCACTCATTTAATTATGATTACTGCTTCTTGTCAAATATAGTGCTCCATGATCATATAGAACATGATCAAAGCAAAATTTATGACAGTTTGGCTAAGCCATTACTCTCACAGGCTTTCAAAGGATTCAACACCTCTTTATTTGCTTATGGACAGACAGGTTCCGGAAAGAGTTACAGTGTAATGGGTAATATTGGATGTGAAAACGAATTGCATTTCGAAAGTGGAATTGTGCCTCGTTTTTGCCATGACCTTTTTCGTGAAGTGGAATTACTTATAAAAGATCCCGTTGACAATTTTTCCATTGAGATTCAGATAAGCTATTTTGAAatctacaaagaaaaaattcaagatCTATTGTGTCCCTCGAGCAAATTGGGAGGAAGTCTGCGCGTTCGTGAACACCCGCAAAAC GGTCCATATGTAGTTGATCTTTCGAAACACGCAGTTACTTCGTTTGAAGAAGTGCAACGTTGGCTTGTAGTTGGAAACCGACAAAGGGCCACTGCATCGACCTCTGCGAATGAGCATAGTTCACGTTCTCATGCCATCTTTACCATAATTTTAGCCCAAA GCCATGACGAATTGTTAGATGGAAAATCGCATGAGGTGCGGAAGCAAAGCCGCATAAACTTCATTGATTTAGCCGGAAGTGAAAGAGTCGCTTCCTGCCACGCAGTAGGTGATCGCCGAGAAGAAGGTTTAACTATTAACCAATCATTACTAACACTGGGCAGAGTCATTACTGCGTTAGCTGAGCAAAAATTCGTACCGTATAG GGAGTCAGTTTTGACTTGGCTTTTGAAAGAGAGCTTGGGTGGCGACTCAAAAACAGTTATGCTCGCTACAGTTAGTCCATGCACGTCCCACGTGGAAGAAACTTTATCGACCTTGCGCTACGCATGCCAG GCCAGGAAAATCGTTAATACTGCAAGAATAGGCGAGGACCCGAATTCTGTACATATTCGAAATCTACGGCACCAAATTAAGCTAATGGAAAACCGTTTGAATGAAGCCAATGCGCGTTCTGACATGGCAGTAGCTGATGGAAACATTGATGAATCGTCCTCGCGTGTGCAACAACTAGAATCAGAAATTCGCTGCCTGAAGAGTCGCTTGACTGAAGTTGAAAATCAGAAAGATGTTTCTTGGCAAGAGAAAGTAACCCAGGCAGAATTAAGACGAAGAGAAGCTGAAGAGGCCCTAGCAAAGTGTGGTGTTTCTACTGTCCAGGATCCTAAACAACCTTGTCTAGTCAACGTAAATCAG GATCCGCTGTTATCTGGAACTCTGTTTTTCCCCTTGAAGCTGGGTCAAAATTGGGTGGGCCCATCGGTTTCTTCTGCGAATTCCCCTACAATACAGTTGACTGGTTTAATGATTGAAGAGAGCCATTGCTGTATTGAGCGTTCAGGAGATCACCTTACACTGGTTGCTAATGGCGAAACCTATGTAAATGGACAACTTGTATCCTCACCTGGATTACAGCTCCATCATGGAGATAGAATTATCATTGGAGGAACgcattattttcatttatacCACCCATCTGATTCCCAATTTCACGGAAACCAAAGTGCTAGCAATAAG tttcccGATTTCGAAACTGCGCATGAAGAGCTAAGATTATGTCAAGAACATCGTTTGCAATTAGCTATTAAGGATGCACAGGAAAAGGCAAAAGTTCAACTGATGGCCGAAATGGAAGAAGTTCGTCAAGAAGCGGCTCTTGAAATTTCTTTGCAACGACATAGCTATGAAGATGAAATCGCCTCGCTCAATCGAGTATTGGAAGAACGGCAAGTCATCGGTATCACTTCGCCCCCCTCCTGTTCTCCATCTATAACAAAATCTACAAATTTGGAAGAAATCGAATCGTTGCTTCAAGATACGCAACGAAAGCTGGCGCTGCCAACGGAAAACTCGGAA GAATCGTCATTTGTTATTCAATCCATGTTAAATGAGATCAATGCCATTTGCCGGCGATTCCAACAGCCGTATGCGTTTACACGCAGAGATGCACTTACCGATGATCTGCAGCCCATGATTTGCGTTCAAGATTTGGATCGCCAGCTGGTGATGTACTGGAGCATTGATACAATGCGAAAACGAATGGAAGTGTTGCGACAAGCTATTGATGAATCAGGAAAATTCCCCACTGCCACAGTTTTTGAGAGAGGTGATGTGTGGCAGTTGGAAGATGGCTCTTCTGCGCTTTTCGTTCCTGCCTTgaaagaaaagcttgataAATTGCTGAAATGCCATGACAGCAGTATGAGTGTTTTGGATGATAGCAGATTTAGCATTGACTCTTCCAGACGATCCAGCTTACGTCTTTCGAGATCACCCACCATCAACACTGGAGTCGCTGAAACATGCAAAGAGTTAATTCGCACATTTCACAACGGAGATTTAAATTCGACGTTTTGTTCCGCGGCTTCATCTCTTAAAAGCGCATTGGACCATCCCGATCGCACCTACAGCTTCGCAATTCCATTAACGGTTCACGCCCTTTCCCTCTTGTCTGTGTACCCAGGATTAGtcagtttttttgttaacaaaaGAGATGTGCTGCAAAATGTCCGAAATAATTGGTTACACACCACGAAAGAACTCGGCCAAAGACTTCAAAATTCGCTAGAATTCGTCATGCAG GGTATTACATTAGATTCGGCTGGCCTTTTTAAGGAATGGGTTCGTCATACGCAGAACACGTTGAATTCCATTTTTGCTAGTTACTACGAACTTTCTGTGGTGTTTTGCGATGAAGTTCCCAATTTGGAAGTTATAACGGCATCCACAGCAATTGCAGGCTTTGTTACAGCTCAAACCAAAGTACACGAATCAATCGTCGATCTAGCTGATAATGTCCGGATGAAAATTGCACAGCTTCCAGATGAAAATTCGTTGGATTCTCTGGATAATTCCAGTTTCACTACTAGAGAATCTTGGCTAGTGAAAGCTTCCCATGACGTCGTAACACAAGTTCAAATCCTTCTTGAACAATTCACTGAAACCATTGGTAGTCAAAGTTggaatgaaaaggaaatggcTGTTGtctattcaaaatttcatCAGCGTATTGACATTTTGCTGCGTATGGGAACCACCATAGAAAATTTGCTTTCCTATCTGGAACTTGCTGATCTGTCCCAAATTAAAATGTGCGCTGCAGCGTTGGAAGTCCAGGCCACTGCGTACACAAACCAAATGGGTGTCACTTCTGATGTAACATCAGTCTTATGCGACGTTTCATTTGCTGTCAACTCTGTACACAAAATCGTcgcagaaagaagaagaatgacgGTATTGAGACGAGGGCGGGACATCAGCTATAGTCCACTTCCTGCACGACTACTTGCTTCTTCACCCCGCAAGTCTTCACACTTCGATGATGTCATGGAATCTGAAACCAGCGGCTCAGCATCTGAAAca GGTCAGAGTGATGAGGAATCTTTGGAAAATGTATCGATTTCACCGTCTGCCATAAAGAAAGCATTATTGTTCAGTGTTCCTTTGAAGTCGAGCTTAAAATCGAATGGAAACGTAGAGCAAGCCATAACCATCAAATCGGTTCGTTTCAATGTATCAGATTTCTCGCCATCGCACGATTCTTAA